In the genome of Bremerella sp. P1, the window TCGCTATTAGGCTTCGATCTATCGAGGGTCATTCTCATTCGTCCTCGTTCAGAAAAGGAAGCCCTGTGGGCATGTGAAGAGGCGCTGCGATCGGAATCGATCGGCCTGGTATGGGCCAATCTCGAGCGGCTCAACAGCACCAGTTTCCGGCGACTACAGTTAGCGGCCGAGGCGGCGGCCGGCATCGGCTTCTTGGTGCGATCCAACCAAGCCATGCGTCAACCATCATGGGCAGAGGCACGTTTGTTGGTGCAGCCATCCCCTTCGCGGCAGGGCTCTCCCTGTGTACGGGTCGAGGTGGCTTCCAGCTACCGCAAGCCCCCAAGGTCCCAAGCAGACATCATGATTAACCGAGTGAAGGGAACGCTCCATGGGACGAACACCTCAGCGAATCCTTTGCCTTTGGTTGGCCGACTGGGCACTGCAGCGGCGTATCAATACTCAGCCTGAGCTAGAGCAGTGCGTATTGCTGTTAACCGAGTCGAGAAAGCAAGGCGACTTCGTTCGTTACGGCAACCGGCTTGCCCGCAGGCGCGGCGTGCGGATTGGCATGCCGGTCTCGGAAGCTCGAACCTTTGCCGGCCCCAACGATCGCTTAGTGGTAGAAGAGGTGCAGCCGGCTCAAGATCGACAGGCCCTGGTACAGATTGCCCTGCGATGTGAGCGATTCAGCTTCCGAATTGGCATCGAGGAAGCGGATACTCCAGAGAGCATCCTCATGGATGTGACAGGCATCGCTCATTTCTTCTCCGGTGAACAGGCCCTGGCCGATCAACTGAATCAAGCAGCGACCCGCCGGCAATTCGCTGGCCGGATAGCCATCGGCGATACCATCGGAACTGCCTGGGCCGCGGCTCACTACCTGGCAGAGCCCAACCGCCCGATCGTCATCCCCAGCACGGAAGCACGGCAACTCCATAGGCTGCCGCTGCCGGCGTTGCGTCTGAGCGAGCCCCTTTTGCGGAAGCTATTGCGTCTGGGGATCACCACGATTGCCCAAGTGATGACGCTCGATCGGGCTTCCCTTGCGCGTCGATTGGGAAACGAGCTTCTGACTCGCCTCGACCAGTTCACCGGACAAATCCCAGAGACCGTCACCCCATGCCATCCGCTGCCTCAGTACCGGGTTAAGAAAACCTTGGAAGAAGGCATTACCAACCCAGATGCAATCCGCCAGCTTGTGTTTTACCTGCTGCGGCAACTGCTCGACTTGCTGGCCCCGAAGCGGCTAGGCACCCGACACCTGGAATGTCGGTTCGTACTCGAAGACCGCACGACGCAGCTGCTCGATGTACGTCTGTGCGAAACGACCAGCGACCAGCAACATATCCACGAGCTTTTCCGCATCCGTTTGGACAAGTTTCGTCTTACCTCGCCTGTTGTAGGCCTGCACATCGAAGCCCACGAGGTCGCTCCTTTAGGAGCATCGCAGGAAGCATTCCTGGAAGGCATCTCGCGGGACCAATCTCGCCAGCTTTCCCTTTTACTGAATCGCTTCAGCAGCCGCCTGGGAGAACAGGCCGTGGTGGCTCCCTCTCTATTTCCAAATCCCATCCCGGAGCGATCGGTCGAGTTGGCCTCGGTGACCGGTTCATCCCTTCTGAGCCCCACGTCCTACAGCAGCCGGTTTCACGGACTCGATCGACCGACGGCCTTATTCGTCCAGCCAAGACCAGTTGAGGTGCTCGCTTCTATCCCCGATGGCCCACCGGTGGTTCTGTTTTGGAAGAAGCGGCGTATCGAACTTGTCGACTGCTCGGAGCCGGAAAGAATCGAAACCGGCTGGTGGCAAGGCGAGTACGTTTGCCGTGATTATTATCGCGTGGAAACGGCAACCGGTGAGTGGCTCTGGGTATTTCGGCGTCTTCAAGATGGTCGCTGGTTCTGGCACGGAGAGTGGTTTTAACCATGAACTACGCCGAACTTCATTGCCTAACGAACTTCTCGTTTCTCCAGGCAGCTTCGCACCCTGATGAACTGGTTGCTCGCGCCGCGGAACTGGGCTACTCGGCGCTGGCCGTAACCGACATCAACACGCTGGCAGGCATCGTCCGCGCGAATACGGCCACCAAAGACCATCCGCTCAAACTGATTGTCGGCTCGGAGATCCGCCCGCTGGATGCCCCGCCAATTGTTGTTTGGGTCAAAAATCGACAAGGCTATGCCAACCTTTGTCGCTTAATCACCACCGGCAGACGACGAGCCCCCAAGGGGGAATGCCACCTCACTCTGGATGACATTGCCCAGCACACCGAAGGACTGATCGCAGCAATCGTTCCGCCGGATTGCCACGAAGACTTTTCTCTTCCTGAGGCCCGACCCTATCGAGATCTGTTCGATGACTTGTACTTGCTGGCCGAGCTTCATCGAGGCCCGCACGATCGCGACCGGCGCAGTTGGCTGCAGGAGATTTCCCAGCAAATGCGATTGCCCCTGGTTGCCGCTGGCGGGGTTCTGTTTCATACGCCTGAGCGAAAGCCACTGCACGATGTGGTGACGGCGATTCGATTGCGAACCACCGTTGCCCAGGTAGGTGAGGAACTTCAGGCCAATGCCCAGCGGCATCTTCGCTCGATCGATACCATTAGTGCGATTTACGCCGACCTGCCGCAAGCCGTGAAGCGCACCCAAGAGATCGCTCGGCAGTGTACGTTTTCGCTGGAGGAGCTTCGCTACGAATACCCGGAAGAGCTGGCCCCGCCAGGTCACACGCCCATCGAGTATCTCAAGCATCTCACATGGCAAGGAGCCGCCAACCGGTATCCTCAAGGAGTGCCCGATAAGATTCGCCAGCTGATCGAGCACGAACTGGAACTGATTGAAGAGCTTCATTACGAGCCCTATTTTCTGACGGTTTGGGACCTCGTGCGGTTTGCCCGCTCTCGAGAGATTCTTTGCCAGGGACGAGGCTCCGCCGCGAACTCGGCCGTCTGCTACTGTCTGGGAGTGACTGCCGTCGATCCCGGGCGAATCGATGTTTTGTTTGAACGATTCATCAGCCGCGAACGAGACGAAGCTCCGGACATTGATGTCGATTTTGAACACGAACGCCGCGAAGAAGTGCTGCAGTATCTGTACGACAAATATGGTCGCGAGCGAGCCGGCATCGCCGCCGTGACGATCACCTATCGTCCGCGTTCCGCCATTCGTGACGTGGGCAAAGCGCTGGGGTTCTCGTTGGAACTGGTCGACCGCCTGGCTAAGAATGCCGATCACTACCGGGCAGCCGGCGACTTTCATCTGCGCTGCCAAGAGGCCGGCCTCGACACCGAATCCCACACCGGCAAGCAGTTTGTCTACCTGGTGGGCCAGTTGATTGGATTTCCCCGGCATCTTTCGCAGCACGTCGGAGGCATGGTCATCACACGAGGTCCTTTGCATGAACTCGTGCCGATCGAAAACGCTTCGATGGAAGGTCGCACGGTCGTCCAGTGGAACAAAGACGACCTGGATGACTTGGGGATTCTGAAAGTCGATTGCCTGGCACTGGGCATGCTGACTGCAATTCGCAAATGCTTCGACTTGATTCAGCAGACGACCGGCAAGTCGTTGACCTTAGCCAGCATCCCCGAAGGAGATTCGCAGGTTTACGACATGATCTGCCGCGCTGATACGATTGGCGTGTTCCAGATCGAATCCCGCGCGCAGATGTCGATGCTGCCGCGGCTGAAGCCAAGATGCTACTACGATCTGGTGATCGAAGTAGCCATCGTGCGACCTGGCCCCATTCAAGGCGACATGGTCCATCCCTATCTGCGGCGACGGTTCGGGGAGGAAGAAGAAAGCTATCCCAACGATGCTATACGCGAGGTACTCAAGAAGACGCTGGGCGTGCCGCTCTTTCAAGAGCAGTGCATGCAGTTAGCGATCGTCGCGGCAGGCTTCTCACCGGGCGAAGCCGATCAGCTGCGTCGGGCCATGGGAGCGTGGCGCAGACCAGGCATCATCGATCAGTTTCGTCAGAAGCTGCTCGACGGCATGAAGCAGCATGGCCTCGAAGGAGAATTCGCCGAGCAGGTTTTTCGCCAGATCCGAGGTTTCGGCGAGTACGGTTTTCCCGAAAGCCATGCAGCCAGTTTTGCCTTGCTGGTCTACGTGTCGGCCTGGCTCAAGCATTATTATCCGGCTCACTTCGCGGCCGCCGTTATCAACAGCCAGCCAATGGGGTTCTATGCCCCGGCCCAGCTAGTGCAGGACGCGAAGAACCATCAGGTGGAAATGAGATCGATCGATGTCAGCCGCAGCGACTGGGACTGTCAGATCGAACGAGGCGCGGTTCGTCTCGGCTTTCGACTCATCCATGGTTTGCCTCAAGCAACTGCCGACTTGATCACCCACTGCCGGCAAGAGGGCTCCTTCCAGTCGATGGATGATTTCCTGCGACGAACCAAGCTGACGCTAGCTCAGGTGGAGCTACTGGCCGAGGCCGATGCACTGGCCAGCCTGAGCCCAGGTCGCCGTGAAGCACTCTGGAGTGCCCTGGCAGCCGCGAAGAAGCCACGCCAAAAGACGCTGTTTGACGACCTGGAACCACCAGCGGAACCCCTGGCGATCTTGCCGACGATGCCCGCGGAAGAGGAAGTTTACGAAGACTACCGCACGACCGGCCTGTCGCTGCGTTCGCATCCCATGGCCTTCCAACGCGAACGGCTTAAGCGACTGGGCATCCTGCCAACACAGCAGTTGGCACAGGTCGCGAATGACACCCAAGTCAAAGTCGCGGGGATCGTGCTGCTTAGGCAACGTCCCAGCACTTCCAAGGGGATTACCTTCGTGACCATCGAAGACGAAACTGGCACCGCTAATCTCGTGGTTCACGCCAAGACCTGGGAACGCTTCCGCAAGATTACCCGCCACTCGCAAACATGGCTGGTGCATGGCAAAGTCGAGTGCAAACACACAGTGATCCACGTCATTGTCCGCCGCGTGGAAGACCTCTCAACGCGTCTTTCTGCGTTGGAATTGAAGTCGCGTGATTTTCGGTGATATTGTAGGAAAACAACTTCTACGAACGCTCAATCTCTAGAATATTCTGCCAAAGGGAAATGGGCGACACGCCTGCGTAGCCGCTTTCCTGCCCATCGTTGCACTCGATAACAATCCACTCCCCATCCGCCGTCATCGACAAGTCGATTACCAAAAAGGGAACATCGATCAGACAAGCCACCGATTCCGCTAGAGTAAGAGCTTCTGACTTCTCGACATCTGACCATTGATACGCACGTCCTTCCCACCAGTAGCGACCAGCACCAACGAATTGACGTTTCCACCAAAACGTCCGGAACTCGAAGGAACTATCGATCTTTCCCTGAGCATTCTTCTCCACGTGACGCAATGGAACAAACTCTCTTACGACTACCGATTGCCAATTCAAGATCGGATCGCTGGCATACCTTGCCATAAGCTGTTCAAACTCTTCCGGCGAATTGGCGATGGACAGTGACTTTTGATGACGACTGGTTTGCCGTGAGCCTTTGACGAAGACAGGAAATTGAAATGTTTCCGCAACGGCCTGTCCGCTAGGTGCGTCTTGGTAGACTTTGCTCCGAGGTGTTCGCCCTTCAATCAACGGATACCACTGAGCCAACTCGCTCGCTATCTCATGCTGCTGCGGCGTGTGAATAAGGCGAACACCTTCATCCCGTAGATTGTCATATTCAGTCGAATAATCTTCCAACGCTCCACATCTGCCAACGGCTGTTAACTCTTGCGGACGCTGCCATGGCTGTCGACACGGAAAGAAGTTGCGGAAATCGAAATCGTAGATACCGACACCAATAGGGTTAGTCCAAACCCAAAGCAGATCGTCAACCAGTAGAAGTTCAGCCACGATACAACATTTCTTAAGTCAGTATTTCGGCAACAAACGGCAGGGAGTCCTGACTGGAATTTTAGGCGGGCCGTTAGCGACTGTACACCAAGATAGGTTACACAAGGCTAATAGCGAGTGAACCCGGCTTTTGGTAGGCTACGAGCGACATAAATCGCTACCGACTTTTGACCTGGAGAATGATTAGCATGCCCCCAATTGGTGCCCACATGTCGATCGCCGGCGGCTACTACAAAGCCGTCGAAGCAGCTGCCGAAGTCGATATGAATGTCGTTCAGCTTTTCTGCAAGAACAACAACCAGTGGCGGGCCAAGGAGATTACCGACAAGGACGTTTCGCTCTTTCAAGATGCTTTGGCGAAGCACAAAGTGAATGCCCCGCTTTGCCATGCTTCGTACCTGATTAACCTGGCTTCGCCGAAGCCGGAGCTGTGGGAGAAGTCGGTCGAAGGGTTAAGGATCGAGATGCTGCGGTGCGAGCAACTAGGCATCCCGAACCTGGTGTTTCACCCAGGTGCCCACATGGAAGCGACGCTCGAAGAAGGGATCGAGCGAATCGTTAAGGCGATCGATGAACTTCATCAGAAGCTGCCGGATTGCCCGGTAACGCTGCTGCTGGAAACGACCGCCGGGCAGGGTAGTTCGATCGGGCACAAGTTCGAGCACCTGCAGTCGATCCTGGAAGGGGTCAAAGAAGGGGAACGTGTGGCCGTTTGTTTGGACACGTGCCATATTTTTGCCGCCGGCTACCCGATTTCCGAAGAGAAGGACTTCAAAGCGACCTTCAAGGATTTCAATAAGTTGATCGGCTTCGACAAGCTGCGGGCAATCCACTTGAACGATAGCAAGAAGGATCTTGGTTCGCGGGTTGACCGTCACGATCATATCGGTGAAGGAAAAATCGGCATCGAAGCGTTTCGTCACATGCTCAACGATCGCCGCTTCAAGAAGATCCCCATGTATCTGGAAACGCCCAAGGGGGAAGAAGATGGCGTACTGAACGACGCCAAGAACCTGGCCACACTCAGGTCTCTGATCAAATAGTCTGGGCGTAAAAGAAAAAAGGGTGCGCTCGTGCGCACCCTTTTTATCGTCGGGTAGCTGTTTACACCGATTCGATGTAAACGCCGCGGCGATCGCGCTGAACCTGGCGGGCATCGTCAATCATCAACGCGACCTTCTTCACTTCCTTGATACCGGGAATGCGAAGCTCGGGGTGCGTGCGGTCACTGGAGGTAATCCGGATCGTACCAACATTGAACATACGATCGAGAATACCCTGTTCGACCGTCACGTCGTCGATGTCGATCACTTCGATCCGGTCGGTCGTTCGCTTGATGACACCGTGCTCGTGAATGAAGCGGCGGGTGGTCAGCTCGTAGGCGACCCCCATTTTGATCCACCATACGCGGATGAATTGTCCGATCCAAAGCACGGGAATCGCAATCAAAATCGGCCAGAAGAAGACGCCACCCACGATCAGCCCGATGGTGATCAGAGTCAGGATCATGAAACTGCCGCTCTGATCGACGGCCGAGTATCCACCGCTCCAGATATGTTCGTCAGCACCGCCGCCGGCCTTTCGTTTGCCCGCGGAGAACTCTGCACCGGGGTCTCGCTCGCCCGCATCCGTAGGGGCGTCGTTCGGCGTACTGAAGTTAGGCGGGTTGCCAGCATCGTTGGGGTTGCTCGAGTCCATCGTTCAATTCCTTCCCAATGGAAAAAGCAGGGGGGCCTGCGTGGTTCTTGAAAAAGGGGGGGATACCTCTGAGCGAATATTCGCAAAAACGAGGCCAATCTTGATCCTTTTCCCGGCCATTATAGAGTTTCTGAAGGCTCAAAAAACGTCCCTGTCGCGAGTTTTTCCAGAACTACGCCGCCTATTAAGTCGGCGGAATTGCGAGTTATCTTGTTTGCTGAAGAAGACTTAGCTTGCTCAATTTGAAAGTTCAGGCCAAACTATGAAGATTGAAGCAGTTTCCTTGACGGTGACCGCGCACTTTTTTTGTTCGCGTCATCGTGATATCGAGTAAGCCCAATGCGATGCCCGTTCTGTCGAGCCGACAACGACCGTGTGATTGACTCACGCGCAAGCCAGGACAGTTTCTCGATTCGCCGTCGCCGCGAGTGCCTCGGTTGTAAACGGCGCTATACCACGTACGAGCGGGTCGAAGAACTTGATATCAAGATCGTGAAGAAGGACAACGTCCGCGAACCGTTCCATCCGGAAAAGATCAAACGCGGTTTGTCGCTGGCCTGCTGGAAGCGACCGATCAGCGAAGCCCAGATCGAAGCGATCGTGGCGGCAGTCGAAAGCGAGATCTATTCGCAGTACGAAGGGGAAGTTGAAAGCCGCTTAATCGGCGAGATGGTCATGCAGCATCTGCACGCGATCGATCAGGTCGCCTACGTCCGCTTCGCCAGCGTCTACCGAGAATTCAAAGACGTGCGGGACTTCGTCGACGAACTGCAGCCGATGCTCAAGAAGTACGCCCCAAGCGTACCGAAGCCCTCTTCGTAGACGTTTGGAACTTCGGCACGCGGACGTTTCTTTCTTCGTGCAGCACTAATTTGGGCTGTACCCGTCCCACATCCAAACCAGCGTATCGGCCAGGGTCAGCTCGAAGACCTTCTTGTCGCAGTGGCGGGTAGCCTTGCTGTAGATGTAGCGGTAGTCGTAGCCTTTGGCTTTCAGCGCGGCGGCGGTTCGATTGTTGGCCATGACCCAGTTGTGGTAGGTCTCTTCGGGATCGTTGGCGCGGTTGTCGTTCTCGGCGACGTGCGTGAAGATCCGCAGCGGCTTCTTCTCGCTGTTTTCAATCAGCTTCATGCTCGAGTGATACTCCCACGCGCCCAGGGGATAGTCCTTCTCCTGAGGTGCGTCATCGTCTTGCTGATCGACAAACGTGCCGGAGTACGTAATCAGGCGGCGGAACAGGTCGGGACGAAACCAACCGATCGTCAGCGCCGCAGCGCCGCCCGAGCTACATCCCATCACGGCTTTGCCCCACGGATCTTCCGTGAAAGCGATATTTGGATAAGCGACTTTGATCTCGGGATTGTTCAACACGGCCGGCAGGACTTCGTCATTAATAAATCGGGCATGACGGTCGGACATGGTGTCGTATTCCAAACCACGCTGGCTTCCTTTGCCATCATTGCCACCGTTTTGCACGGCAATGGCGATGAACGCTGGCAGCTTCCGCTTCGGATCTTTCGAGATCGTCAGGTTATCCAGCGCGTTGCGAACCAGGTTCAAGCGGCTGGGGCCATCGAAAGAAACCAGAATCGGTGCCTTTGTGCCGTCTTCATACGCGGCAGGAACATAGACGAAGATCTTCCGTTCGGTCCGCACTTCCTTCTTAGGGTCGAGCGTCGTGTCTTTGCCGTCGAAGATCTTGCTCTCGGCCAGCGGCATCGAGAACTCAAACGACTTCCCCTTGGGATTGCCTTGGTCGGTCAGGTCGGGATCGATGTGGTAATCGGGTCCGATGACGAAGTCGCCATTGCCAGAAACCTTTTGGGCCTGGCTGACAGAGGGAACAATGGTAACGAGCAGCGTCAGGGACAAGAGGGTAAGAAATCGCATGGTGAGCTATCGTTCGACAGGGGAGGGAAGGGGGTCTGTTTCCCTCTAGCATATTCGACAGCAAAGCACCGCGATAGCATTCGCGAGAATAGCCGGCCTTCTAATAGCAGCGTTTGAGAACGAATTCCGCGAGTTGACGCAGAGCCGTCGTCGCGTCCCCTTCGGGCCACTGGGCGATACTTGCCAACGCGGTCTCTACGTGGCGAATGGCCGTTTGCCGGGCATAAGCCGCGCTGTCGAACTCTTCAAGCCAAGCCATGACCTGGGCAGGATCAGGCGACTCGGCCTGCAGGGCAGCCAACATCTCGGCTCTCGTTTCCGACGGAGCGACTTTCAACGCATGGATGATCGGCAGGGTTGGCTTACGCTGGGCCAGGTCGGTACCAAGCGTCTTGCCGGTTCGATCAGTGTCGCCTTCGATATCGAGCAGATCGTCGACAATCTGGAAAGCAACGCCCAGGCATCGTCCGTATTCGGCTGCCTGCTTGTTCGCTTCTTCCGGCGCGTCGGCATAGGTTGCACCCAGTTCACAGGCACACTGGCAGAGCACGGCTGTCTTGGCTTCGATGATCGAGAGGTACTCTTCTTCACTCAGGTCGAAGCGTCCCTTGGTCGTGATCTGTCGAAGCTCACCTTCGCAAACAATGTTGGTCGCCTGACCGATCTTTTGCGCGGCCAAGGTCGTTGGCAGCGTGCTGGCGAGGTAGAACGCGTGGGTGAAAAGGAAGTCGCCCACGAGTACGCTCGACTCGGTTCCCCAACGATGATGAATCGTTTCCAGGTGACGCCGTGTTTCTGCACCGTCGAGCACGTCGTCGTGAATTAGCGTGGCCGTGTGAACCATCTCGAGCACGGCACCCAGCTTGTGATGGCTAGGCGTGATGTTGCTCCAAGCTTGACCACAAAGCAGAACCAGGGCAGGGCGAAGACGCTTTCCACCGAGCAGGTAACCATACGAAACGATGTCGCTAACCTTGGGGAACTTCGACGACATCTCCCGCTTCAAAATCGCTTCGACTTCCGCCAAGTCGTCACCGATTCCACCGTAACAACGCATCAGTGCTTCGGCACTGGGAGCGGCTGGAGTCTGATTCGCAGGATTCACGATGGTCTCGATTCGCTTTCTATTCGGCTTTTGGTTCAGACGCACGCTGGAAGGTACCTGACCTGCCGCCTGACTTCTTCATCAGGCGAACATGCTCGATCTCCATTCTTCGATCGATTGCCTTGCACATGTCGTAAATGGTTAATGCGGCAACCGAAGCGGCCGTCATAGCTTCCATTTCGACACCAGTCTTGGCCGTTACCCGGGCTGTGGCGGTCACCATCAGCCGAGTTGCATCGGCAAACTCGAATGCCACTTCAATGCTTTCCAGCGGTAGTCCGTGGCACAGGGGAATCAGCTCGTCGGTTCGCTTGGCCGCCATGATGCCGGCCAGTCTTGCCACTTGCAGTACTTCCCCTTTCTTATTTCGGTTATCTCGGATCGCATCTGCGGTAGCGGCTTCCATTTTTACGCAAGCCTCGGCGACCGCCTCGCGAAGGGTAGCTTGTTTCTGCCCCACGTCGACCATCTTGGCCGCCCCAGAGCGATCCAAATGCGTGAAATCCGCCATCAAGCCCTCACACGTAAAATCACCAATGCCTCCATGTTAAGGCGATTCGTCATTCTTCAGAAGGGGCGCTGACAACGTTTTCTGCGGATGAAACCCTCGCCCGCTTCTGGGCGAATCTCCGCAGCACGCAACCCGCGTGTTCTCAATCATGAGAACCGCAACGCGTGAGAATCGGTTAACCCGAATGTTGAGGGGGATTTCATCCGCTCAATCACCTCTCGACAGGCAGCTCACGCCCCTTACCAGTCGCCGGAAACGACCCGCTTAGGCTGCCATTTACGCGCAATTCAGGGCATTTCCAAAGGCCAACATTCAGATTGGCAACCTGGGCAAGGAAGCAGAAAACATTCGCCAGACCCCTTGCTATCGCGGGGAATCCGACATCCCATTCCAGGTGGTGACATTTAATTACCCTTCTGCCCTGTTTTTTTCCCTTGAATGCCTTAACAAGGCTAATTACAAATCTAGCAGCACAAACACCCCACTAAGAGTAGTCCAACCCCCTTCATCTCGACCAGTTCCTGCCCTTGATTCTGAAGTCGGAAAGTTGTCATTCATGAAAGCTTATGCGTTATCGACAGCCCTGGTCATGACCTGCCTTCTTCTTAGTGGCTGCGGTGGCGATGGAATCCCCCGTGCCGCCGTCCAGGGAACCGTCACCTATGACGGCGAGCCTGTTGAATCGGGCGTGATCATGTTCATTCCCGAAACGGTCGCCCCGGTGGCCCTCAAGATCACCGATGGCCAATACGACACAGAGTCCGATATCAATGATCGGCGCGGAGCCGTCATCGGGCATTGCTCAGTCCAAATATTCGCCAATCGCCCGACCGGCCGCAGTTATACGGATGTCATGACCGGCGAAAAAATGGAAGAGACCAAGCAGTTTGTGCCTGCCAAGTACAACGAGCGGACCGAACTGACCGCCGAAGTCGAAGCCGGGCAGCAAACGATCGACTTCCATCTCGAGAAGTAAACGGAGCCTCCAGCCAACCCACTTAAGACCAATGACCGATTCGATCCATTCCTTATCCCTACCTCTTTGAAGGATATCCCCGATGTTAGCCCCTTCATCTCGCAAGTCCGGCTTCACGCTTGTCGAACTGCTGGTTGTCATCGCGATTATCGGCGTGCTGATTGCCTTGCTCTTGCCAGCCGTGCAACAGGCCCGCGAGGCCGCCCGTCGCATGTCTTGCAGCAACAACATGAAGCAGTTGGGCCTAGCCACGCATGTTTATCACGATGCGTTCGGCCAATTCCCGCTCGGTTGCCTGTACTTCGATAAGGCAAGTCCTTGGAATAACAACCTGACCACCTGGCTGGCTCGCATTCTGCCGCAGATCGAACAAACGGCTCTGCACGAGCAAGTCAATTACGTCAGCGATGCCTACACCTCGAACAACACGCCGGCCCAGGTCGAAATCGAAGCTTACCGCTGCCCCAGCAATGCCGAAGATCCCCGCAACACGGCGTCGGTATCGACCGCGCCCACCGACTACGCAGCATGCGTAGGAAAATCGTGGAACCTGGGCGGCAACGACATCAACAACACCGGTTGGACCGCCGTAATTGTGCACGGCAAGAGCAAAGGTATCTTCGCGGCCAACGGCACCGTTCGTTTTGCCGATGTGACCGACGGCTTGTCGAATACGATGGCCATTTCAGAGATCACCCATGGCGACTTCTACGCCAGCAGCAGCACCCGGCCGACCTGCATTTCGGACCTGGGCACACAGAGCACCGTCCCCAATGGCGACTCGTGGCTGATCGGACGCTTTCAAGACTGGTGCTTCAACACGCAGTACACTCCGAACCCACCCAGCCCCGACTGTCAGCACAATGGTGTGTGGTTCAATGTCGCAGCTCGCAGCTTTCATCCTGGCGGTGTCCAGGTAACCATGGGTGACGGTTCGGTCCGCTTTGTTGCCGAAACCATATCTCTTTCGACCTGGCAAAACCTCAGCAACCGGGATGACGGTAACGTGCTGGGTCAGTTCTAGTCATCGCCGTCGCGTTTCGGGGGCGGTCTTGTTCCCTCTTCACCGCGCGTCGGTGAGGAGGGGGCAAGAACGAAAAAAAGACGCCGCGACTTGCATCGTGGCGTCTTTTTTTAAGCTCGGATTGTGGTAACCCCGAAGAATCTGGTCTTAGACCAATTCCTTCTTAGCACCGATCAAGGTTCGCAGACGTTCGGCCAGCAGAGCCGCATCAAACGGCTTCTT includes:
- a CDS encoding polyprenyl synthetase family protein, whose product is MNPANQTPAAPSAEALMRCYGGIGDDLAEVEAILKREMSSKFPKVSDIVSYGYLLGGKRLRPALVLLCGQAWSNITPSHHKLGAVLEMVHTATLIHDDVLDGAETRRHLETIHHRWGTESSVLVGDFLFTHAFYLASTLPTTLAAQKIGQATNIVCEGELRQITTKGRFDLSEEEYLSIIEAKTAVLCQCACELGATYADAPEEANKQAAEYGRCLGVAFQIVDDLLDIEGDTDRTGKTLGTDLAQRKPTLPIIHALKVAPSETRAEMLAALQAESPDPAQVMAWLEEFDSAAYARQTAIRHVETALASIAQWPEGDATTALRQLAEFVLKRCY
- a CDS encoding alpha/beta hydrolase, translating into MRFLTLLSLTLLVTIVPSVSQAQKVSGNGDFVIGPDYHIDPDLTDQGNPKGKSFEFSMPLAESKIFDGKDTTLDPKKEVRTERKIFVYVPAAYEDGTKAPILVSFDGPSRLNLVRNALDNLTISKDPKRKLPAFIAIAVQNGGNDGKGSQRGLEYDTMSDRHARFINDEVLPAVLNNPEIKVAYPNIAFTEDPWGKAVMGCSSGGAAALTIGWFRPDLFRRLITYSGTFVDQQDDDAPQEKDYPLGAWEYHSSMKLIENSEKKPLRIFTHVAENDNRANDPEETYHNWVMANNRTAAALKAKGYDYRYIYSKATRHCDKKVFELTLADTLVWMWDGYSPN
- the nrdR gene encoding transcriptional regulator NrdR; amino-acid sequence: MRCPFCRADNDRVIDSRASQDSFSIRRRRECLGCKRRYTTYERVEELDIKIVKKDNVREPFHPEKIKRGLSLACWKRPISEAQIEAIVAAVESEIYSQYEGEVESRLIGEMVMQHLHAIDQVAYVRFASVYREFKDVRDFVDELQPMLKKYAPSVPKPSS
- the moaC gene encoding cyclic pyranopterin monophosphate synthase MoaC → MADFTHLDRSGAAKMVDVGQKQATLREAVAEACVKMEAATADAIRDNRNKKGEVLQVARLAGIMAAKRTDELIPLCHGLPLESIEVAFEFADATRLMVTATARVTAKTGVEMEAMTAASVAALTIYDMCKAIDRRMEIEHVRLMKKSGGRSGTFQRASEPKAE
- a CDS encoding DUF1559 domain-containing protein, whose protein sequence is MLAPSSRKSGFTLVELLVVIAIIGVLIALLLPAVQQAREAARRMSCSNNMKQLGLATHVYHDAFGQFPLGCLYFDKASPWNNNLTTWLARILPQIEQTALHEQVNYVSDAYTSNNTPAQVEIEAYRCPSNAEDPRNTASVSTAPTDYAACVGKSWNLGGNDINNTGWTAVIVHGKSKGIFAANGTVRFADVTDGLSNTMAISEITHGDFYASSSTRPTCISDLGTQSTVPNGDSWLIGRFQDWCFNTQYTPNPPSPDCQHNGVWFNVAARSFHPGGVQVTMGDGSVRFVAETISLSTWQNLSNRDDGNVLGQF